A stretch of DNA from Leptospira licerasiae serovar Varillal str. VAR 010:
GAATTGAAACTTTTTTCCCATTTTGATTTTGAGATATAGCCATTTTTAAAAACCGTGGTCATTTTAATCTTTGATTCACGATCAAATTAGTCGGAGAGAATGCATTCATCACACAATGTAAGCTCTCCCCGGTCGCGTTTACGGAACACTTCTGCAGCTATTCGAACAACTTAAGTTTCTTTCTTCTTCCTTACCTTCTTCTTCATTCCGCATCCTGGAACTCCGACGCAAGTCCAGAACTTACCATACTTCCCGCCCAAGGCTTCCATTCTAATCTTGCAATTGCAAAAAGGACCGAGTTTAATCTTCTTTCCTTTAGCATCTGTCTTACGAGTGCCAAAGGGAAGCTCCATTTCACTAGTTTTATCTATCAGATAGTATTTGGTGGTGGTTAGCTCATCTCTTTGATAGACTGTAGTTCCACATTTTTTACAAGGAACTTCCACTTTCTGTGGCTGACGACCTCCTTTGTTATCATGGCAGAGATCGAACTCTGCGAGACAATACGGACAAGTTAAATTAGCCATTTCTGATTTCCTCCTAATTTGTTTAATTAGTGGAAACAGTTCCGAAAAGTTTCTAACAGAGTTAGAATTAATAGGCTAATGAGTAACCTTCTTAATCCGCATTCATTTATTCTGAATTAATACAATCTCCTACTAATTCCTTAGGTAAAAAAATCTATGGAATTCAAACATATAACACATATTGAGAACCCTCCTAAAGCAACAGAAGGGAGACTCATAATTTCTAAAAAAGTTAAAGACGAGATCAAAAAAGCCAACGAGAAGAGTAGACCTCCGAAAGATCCCGAAACAATTCTTCAGGATATAATTCACGGAAGTAAGGACGGTATTATCACGACCTTAACTCCGAAGATTAAGCTCTTCTTAGTTCGGTTTTCACCGGTCCATCTCTTTCAAATACCTTTCCAAGTCTTTGTCGCTATATCTTCAACGGATGATTTCGGCCAGCCAGTTACTTACATCCGAACTCTCGACGAAGACGACTCCAAACCCGAAACCGTTTCAATCAAGTCCTAAGGAATCTATCATGTCTATTGAATCAAATGTAATCTACCTATCCTCACTTTATCCTAAGTCCGAACCAAAGGATCAAAACTTCTCACTTACCGAAAATCGACTTTCAGAAAAAACACTTACGAAACTGTATCTTGATTTCTCTGAACCTGAAACAGAAGAAGACTATCGAAATAAGGCTCTCTTCCTTGTAATGCAGGAGTTAGGACTATTGGCTATGGAAATCGTCTCCTTAAAGCTCTCAAACGTGTCTAAAGGCCTCTCTGAGCAATCTTACATCAGTTATATGGGTAAATGTGGAAAAAAGAAATCTTCAGCTATTAGCGAAGCTTCTCTAAACGCTGTAAGGGAGTATCACGAAAAGTTCAGAATCGAATCTGACTATTTCTTTGTAAGCCGTCCGAGAAAAAACCAAAAAGAAAGGAAGAACCTTACAACTAGAGGTTTGCAATTGATTGTAAACTCTTGGAACGCTCGTACTCTTTCTGGAAAACTCATTCACCCTCAAAGCCTAAGAAACACCGTCGGTCAAAGACTATTGACCGGGACCTACCCCTAAATGGTCCCGGCCAACAATCACTCTAATTCCTTATTAACAAAATTGCATTTACTTACTTTAGTTTTTTAACTCAATTTTGAACTCTGGACTAATAAGTTTTTTACCAAGCTTTTCTATTGATTTTAGAATGGAAATGGAAACTCCCTCCTGGTCCACAAGTCCTCTTGTTAAGTAGGTAACAAAACTTCTAAACTCATGTAGATTTCTAAGATTTTGAGAAAATCTATCCACAGAATTAAATGAATTTTCATCAGGCTCATCTTCCTCTAAAAATTCAGCATTGCTCATAGATACTGCACAATTCCAGAGAGAGCCAATGTCTGCTTTGATCTCATCTGTGCATTTAAGCAATCTCAATAAAGGATGAATGTAGCCAAGGCTGCTAAAGAAAGAGACTGCATTATCTCTCATAACTTTCTTTAAAGATCCTTCAGTCAGTGCTTCTAATTTATTTTCACCGACGCTTTGCTTGACACTTTGAACATTTTCTAACACAACACTGAACTCAAATTGATACTCATCAGCAGCAAGACTTTTCCAATGGGATTTGTCAGCAGGAGAAAAAATCTTCAATTTCTGAATAATTCTTCCTCCACTAATGGAGTCTACGCATGCTTCAAACTTTGGATAATCTCCATTGTATTTTCCATATATCCATTTTTGTAATTGGAAAATTTCCTGAGGTTCTCCTTCAATTTTTATAGCTTGTATTAGATGAAGCTTTTCAATTTCCATATTATCAAAGCTCTTAATCAGACATCCCTTTTTCTCACCAAGGTTATAACGCATCATCATCATGATAAATGTCTCGTCATGCTCAGTGTCTGTAGGAAGTGTGAATCCTTTATACAATTGTGCCAATGGATAAGTAACGAAAACTTTTCTGCTTTTGACTTGAACTTCAATTTCAGAATATTTAGGACTTTCCCCTTTCTCAGCAGTTAGGTTATCAGTATCAAGTTTCTCAACGTCTTCTATAGGGAAAGAAAAAGTAATCTTCTCTATCCCAATGTTTACACCATCAGGGCGACAAATCAAGTAGCCATCTACCATCATCCCCTGATCCATTTCTTCAACAAGTTCCAT
This window harbors:
- a CDS encoding tyrosine-type recombinase/integrase, translating into MSIESNVIYLSSLYPKSEPKDQNFSLTENRLSEKTLTKLYLDFSEPETEEDYRNKALFLVMQELGLLAMEIVSLKLSNVSKGLSEQSYISYMGKCGKKKSSAISEASLNAVREYHEKFRIESDYFFVSRPRKNQKERKNLTTRGLQLIVNSWNARTLSGKLIHPQSLRNTVGQRLLTGTYP